The following DNA comes from Triticum aestivum cultivar Chinese Spring chromosome 3D, IWGSC CS RefSeq v2.1, whole genome shotgun sequence.
CAAACCAGGGGCGGGCATACACTGACAGCGCGCCCACGCCTGGATCATGCCTCATGATCATTGGGGAGAGGGTACTTAAGAATCATTTATAGGTGTAATATATATTAAACATAGAGAAcatatttcaaaaataaaataacattcACAACTCACAACATGTATGCATCCTCATGAAAATACTAGTGTATTAATAAGCCGGCATCAGCTTTAACTAAATGGAGAGCATGCTTGGAACATATGAAATTACATAAAATTTGGACTCGCTTCCATGAGGATATTGAAGAAGTGTGCCATCCTCTAGGTTGCAATATTCCATGCCATCCAGCAGGACTCTATCATTGACCATAAAACGATTTTCCGTTTGTAAAATGCAGCGGCATAGTGTGTTCCCCGAAGCATGGAGGCGGTGGAACAATGTTAAATGTTTCGTCCTCCAATCTTAACCTGAGGAAACCAGTCCTGACTTGGTAGTCATATCTGCTGAAGGTCCAAAGAAGGGACCCCTTGAAGAAGGTCGCTGTGCGTCGCATGTTGACAAGGTGCGGTGACTCCGCCATCAGCTGACGCCAATGCTGATCGACTCCTATGGTGAACACCTTGAGGCCGAAATCGGTTTGGTAGAAGTATCGGGCTACCTTGTAGGTACCTGTGCGAGGGTCACGCCCAAGGCCAAACGCACGGCGAAAAGGGTGGTGGCAACCCAGCAGCGTGAGGACGCGGTGTGTGGCTGGGTTGAGGACGCACACAACCAAATCGGTGGCCACCAACACTAGCCCATCGCAGTGCGCGAGACCGCGCGCCTTGGACAGAGGGTCAATGGGGTGCATGAGGGTTGCGGCGCCGTGGGCCTCCTCCCAGCGGTAGAGGCCAGCAGTGGCGCCTGTACGTTTTCTGTCGAGTTGGATCTCCGGGGCGATGAGCAGGCACGGATGCCGTTGCCGATGGAGGCGGAAGGACGGGTCCTTGGATAGGGTGCGGCGCCATGCCTTGGAGACACACCTGAACCGTAGAATCGAGGTGACAGGCAACCGGAGAAGGATCTCCGTGATGACCTCGTGCGGCAAGTAGGGCGTCGGCCTCGTGGCCCTTGATTCCTCCTTGCCCATGGCTCGATGTCGATGACCTCGTCCGGCAAGTAGGAGCACGCCGACGGAATCACTTGTTATCCAACGCGTCGATCGTGACCTAAAAATATGTTTTCCGCTTTCGGTGTGGAAATTAGCATCGGGTTCCTTCGATGGTGGCTTGTTCGGTTTCGTTTCctattctcctttttttcttccacGCTGGCGTCACGAACGTCGTCGATCACCACTAAAACAAAAAAAGTACGTCGTCGATCGCTTGCAGTTGCGAGTAGGTAGATTATTAGCGGTTTCGTTTTCCTTTGGACGACACTGCTTATTTTTTGGCCAGTGCTAGGCGCCGGTCTGCCGGCCCAACTTTCGGCCGGTCTGCTGCCGACCGTTCGATTGGAGACCACGTGACCGTCAGGTCTCACGCTCTCTTCCCTTCTCTTACTAGTCAACGCTACAATCCCCCCACAGAAACGCCATGGATTCGTCCCCTAGAGCGCTGTCCTCATCCCAATGCGTGTAAGAGCAACTCACCCCCACGCAGCGCTACCTCCTCCCCCGCGGTCTTAGCGAAGACGACGCCCGAGCTTGCTGCGACGCGCCGGCAGTCACCATCCCATCTCCCGTCGCTGCATTTTCTGATGCAGCTCCACCTCCACACACTCGCCGGTTCCAGCTCCGATCCACCCCCTGCTGGATGCCGATTTGCAACAATTCTACACATCAGCTCCGCTCCTGTTGTTTGCCGCCTCCGTCTCGCCGCCGTCGTCGACTTGCACCACCATGCTCTAGCAAAAACAAAATCTCGCAGCAAAAACTCCAATACATGGTTGAAGCAAAAACgaagccggttccagcaaaaattaaCATCGGTTCCAGCAGACAAAATTCAGCACCAAAAAATCAAGTAATATGTTGAAGCAAAAAATTAGCCGATTCCATAAAAAAACGAAGCCGGTTGCAGCAAAAATTAACATCGATTCCAGCAAAACAAATTTCAGTAACAAAAAGTCCAGTAATCTGTTGAAGCAAAAAATTAGTCGATTCCAGCAAAAAACGAAGCCGGATCCAGCAAAAAAACTTGCCGGTAGTAGCACCTCGTCTTGCCGTTGTAGCATCGCCGGTGTGCGTGTCACCACAGTGCCGAGGACGGGGTTGTAGCATTGGTAACCACTGGTTGCATCCATCGACATAGATGGTTGCAGCACCCGGCACCTCGCCGCGCAGCTGGTTGCCC
Coding sequences within:
- the LOC123076681 gene encoding F-box/kelch-repeat protein At2g43445-like — encoded protein: MGKEESRATRPTPYLPHEVITEILLRLPVTSILRFRCVSKAWRRTLSKDPSFRLHRQRHPCLLIAPEIQLDRKRTGATAGLYRWEEAHGAATLMHPIDPLSKARGLAHCDGLVLVATDLVVCVLNPATHRVLTLLGCHHPFRRAFGLGRDPRTGTYKVARYFYQTDFGLKVFTIGVDQHWRQLMAESPHLVNMRRTATFFKGSLLWTFSRYDYQVRTGFLRLRLEDETFNIVPPPPCFGEHTMPLHFTNGKSFYGQ